One Parashewanella spongiae genomic window, GGTTCCCGAAATTTGTCCGTTCTCAACCGGAAAAAGTACATCTGCTTGAGCCCAATATTGCTGCAAGTGCACTTTTTTTCCCTCTGCATCATCGAGATCTTGTTTTATTACCTTCTTTGCTAACTCTTCTGCGGATAATGCATACCAATAGGCTTGATCATACTGAGCTAAATTTAAGGTTCTTCGAACCGCTAACTGATTACGACTGGTAATATCGATAGCAATCACGGCCACCACGGCCACAATCAACAGCACCACAATTAATGCCACACCTTGTTGTTTGTTAACGTGCTTAATCAATTGTTATTTCCTCCACCAGCAGCAGTGTTATTGCCATTGCCGCCTTTTTTGGAGTTATTATTTTTATTACCCGGATTGTTCCCTGTACCATTTTGATTGCTGTTATTTGCCTTGTTATCAACAAGAGCACCTTTTGGTAAAATAAATTTTCGTTGAATTTTGCCGATACCCTCAATGTCTATTTCAACCGCAATAGCCTTTGGCAACTTGGTCGCATTTAATGTTTTTTGCCAGCTTTTTCCATCGAAAAAGGCATAGTCAGCGTCCAAAACATTATTCATAATTATCGTTTTTAACGGCTCAGCACCAATTTCAGGCTCTGGGTACGGGTAATACCAACGTTCAAACCGATCTTCTACTAACACATAGGCAACGGATTGAATGCTGCCTCTTGGTAACATGCCATCGGGATTCAGCCAACCAATGCGATAAAAAACCAAGGCTTTTCCATCAATATCTGGAATGATATCACCCACCTGAATAACCGTTTTGCCTCGTCCACCTTCGAGAAACCGGGGTGTTCGAGCCACGATTTGTCCCATATCCCGCTCGATAACACCAAAGCCCTGCTGCAATGATTTTAACCTTGCGGCAAAGTTTTTTGTGGTTTCATCATTGGTGAGTACTACGCTAAGTACTGAGTTCGCGGCAATGCCTAACATGGCAAAAATCGCTATCGCCACAAGCATTTCAAGTAAGGTGAATCCTGACTGAGCGCTATTTCGTTTTAAGCACATACGTATTCACCTGTGCAATAATATTGCTATAACGCTCATCCAAGCTGACACTAACTCGAAGTAATCGGAAATCATCATCAGTGGTTTTTACTGCTTCTTTGCGCCAATACCACTCTTTACCCGCCATTTCCACACGGCCTTCTTTTTTACCTGCCGCTGGAAACGTGGGATCCAGCTTAGCATCGACTAATACGTTATCTGCCACCCATTGAGCATAAGTGCGCTCTTCTAGAATTGGCATGTTAGCAATTAATTCACCAATACTTTTCGTGATCGATATAGCCGCAATGGCAAAAATGACTAATGCCACCATAACCTCAAGTAACGTCATGCCTTCGCTTTTACTGTTCTTCATCAGGCCTCCCAAGCGTTAACCGCCCTAATGAGTCACCAACGACTAATACATCAATGTTGTTACCGTATTCATCTGTGGTAATAAAGTGCAATTCGAATGCGCTGATTTCTCCGCTTGGAAACAATAAAATTTGTGGCTCTGGGTGCTTCTTTTTTTCTTCTTCTGTTCTGTCAATTAACGGATCGCCACTGTCGTCATCAAATAAACTTTGATCATCTTCATCGCTTTGCACCAGAGGCAAACCGTCAACAACGACTTCCAACCCTACACCTTCAGGCATGACTTGATCACCAAGCAGACGATCGGACTCTAAAGGCTGCCATTTTTGTTCGTGATACATCACAAATCGATACGAGTCTGGCTCGATGACTAGCCCTAACAACTGCCCACTTAACACCGTTTCGTCTAACACCAACTCCGCAGAAGCGATAAACTTTTTCGCTTGCTTTTCTAGCGCTTCTTGAGCACCAGCATGGCTGAATGACAAGGTCACCACGGCGGCAGACAATCCCATAAGTAGCACAACGAGCATAACCTCTAACAGAGTAAAACCTGCTTGACGCAACGATTTCATATTATTGATAATCGCTTAGGTTCCAGTTACCGATATCATCTTCTGTGCCCGCTTGGCCTGATGGACCGGCGCTATACACATCGATTTTTCCATGTTCACCTGGGCTTATCATTAAATAATCATTGCGCCATGGATCTTGTGGTAAACGCTTGAGGTAACCATCTTCGCGATAGTTTCTTGGCTCAGGAGAGCTTGGTTTTGAGATCAACGCTTCTAATCCTTGCTCTGTTGTTGGGTAAACGCTGTTATCAAGCTTATACATGTCTAATGCATTTTCTATGGCGACAATATCTGAGACGGCTTTTTGCTGATCGGCTTTCTCTTTGTTACCAAGCAGGTTCGGGACTACTAAAGAGGCTAAAATACCTAAAATCACGATAACAACCATGACTTCTAATAAAGTAAAACCTTCTTGCTTATTCGTTACTTGCATGTACTACTCCTAGAAATTGTTAATTTTATGATTAACTCACAAAACCATTATTAGCCACTGACTAAGTTGTTTAATGCCAGTATTGGCTGCAAAATAGCCAATACAATGAATAACACGATACCGGCCATGCTGATCACCAAAGCAGGTTCAAAGATCCCAAGCGCAATGGTAACATTCGCTTCAAACTGTCTATCTTGGTTATCAGCAGCACGTTCCAGCATCTGTTCAAGTTCACCACTTTTTTCACCGGATGAAATCATATAAAGCATCATAGGAGGAAAAAGTTTAGTTGCCGTTAACGCAGCGCCTAAACTCGTCCCCTCACGTACTCTAGCGGTGGCTTCTTCTACCGCCCCTTTAACTTTCAGGTTTTGCAGTACATCGCTGGCGATCCTCATACCATCTAATAACGGTACAGAACTGGCTGATAAAATACTTAATGTACGGGCAAAACGAGCCGTATTGATACTCTTACTTACCTTACCAATCACTGGTAAGGTTAATAGACTACTGTGAAATTTTAATCTGGGGCCGGGCTTTTGGAGCATGCGTTGGAATATCACTCCGCCTCCTAGCACCAGCAACAAAAGGCCTAAGCCATAAGTACGAACAAAATCAGACAATGAAATCAATAATCGTGTTGAGAAAGGTAACTCTTGCCCCATATGCTCAAATTGACTGACCACTTGTGGCACAACGGCAGCCAGTAATATCGCAATAACACCGATAGCCACTAAGGTTAAAACCGTTGGATAAATCATGGCTTGAGTTAACTTAGATTTTAGCTGTTGTCGGCGCTCGGTATAATCAGCTAACCGATTTAACACCACATCTAAATGACCAGACTTCTCTCCAGATGCCACCATCGCGCGATATAAATCGTCAAAAATATGTGGAAATTCGGCCATAGAGTCAGCCAAACTATAACCTTCGACCACTCGTGAACGTACAGCCATTACCATACTGGCCAGTCGTTCTTTTTCACATTGCTGACCTACGGCTTTTAACGCTTCTTCAATCGGTAAACCCGCCGCCACTAAAGTTGCAATTTGGCGGGTAATAAGTGCCAATTCAGCCACTGAAATGCCGCGTTTAAAAAAACTAACACCGCCACGCTTGGCTTCTTTATCTGTAACAGGTTCAATCTGTAAAGGCGTTAATCGCATGTCCCGCAGTTGGCTACGAGCATGCCTTGCGGTATCGGCTTCGATAACGCCTTTAGTTTGCTTGCCACTCGCTTCTAATGCTTTATATTCAAATGCAGGCATCGACTATTCCTCGCGAGTCACTCGCAGTACTTCTTCCAATGTCGTGATACCCATCAATACCTTACTCATGCCATCATGACGAATACTGGGTATTGTTTGGCGAAGGTGTTTTTCAATCGCCAGCTCACCTTTTCCGGTATGGATAAGTTCTCTAATGGTGTCATTCACAACCAATAATTCATGGATGCCAGTACGACCACGATAACCGTTATAACCGCAATTTTTACAACCATTGGCTCGATAGACAGTGCGATGTTCATGTTCAGCAATACCTAAGAGTTCACACTCGCTGGCATCTGGAACATGCTCTTGTTTGCAGTCGTTACACAGTGTTCTTACTAGCCTTTGTGCTAATACACCGAGTAAACTCGATGACACTAAAAAGGGTTCAACCCCCATATCTTGAAGACGAGTAATAGCACCTGAAGCGGTATTAGTATGTAGTGTTGATATTACCATGTGTCCAGTAAGCGAGGCTTGTACAGCGATTTGAGCCGTTTCTAAATCACGGATCTCACCAATCATGACGACATCAGGATCTTGACGTAATATAGCCCGTAATCCGCGCGCAAAGGTCATATCAATTTTAGTATTCACTTGGGTTTGGCCGATGCCTTCAAGCTCATATTCGATGGGATCTTCAACGGTCAGAATATTGGTATCTTTTGAATTCAGTTCGGTTAACCCAGCATAAAGCGTGGTACTTTTACCTGAGCCAGTCGGCCCTGTGACCAAAATGATACCGTGTGGCTTACGGATCAGTTCATCAAATTGAGTGCGGATCCCATCCGTCATGCCCAGTTGTTTAAGATCGAGATTACCTGCATTTTTATCGAGTAAACGCATTACGACACGTTCACCATGACTCGATGGCATAGTTGATACCCGCACATCAACCGCTCTTCCAGCGATTCGCAACGATATACGTCCATCTTGTGGAATACGCTTCTCAGCAATATCCAATCGAGCCATCACTTTAATACGCGATACTAATACGGATGATAATTTGCGATTAGGCTTTAACACTTCTTTCAGCACACCATCAACACGAAAACGTACCACCAGTTGTTTCTCGTAGGTTTCTACGTGAATGTCCGAGGCTTCTTCTTTAATCGCTTCGGACAACAACGCGTTGATCAGTTTAATGATCGGCGCATCATCATCGCCTTCTAGCAAATCTTCGGTTTGCGGTAATTCTTCAGCAAGAGTAAATAAGTCCATTTCATTGCCAATATCTTCCATCAACTGCTGAGCTTCAGATGAATTAGCCTGATAAGCTTGGGTCAGTTTTGCTTCAAACTGTTGTGGGCTTAACTCTACTAAGGCTAAATCAACCCCTGCATAGCGACGAGCTTCGAGCATCATTTCAACTTGAGTAGTGTTGGTATGATACAAAGTCAAAACACTCTCGGCATCTTCGGCTAAGACTAAAGCATGACGGTGCGCAAAGGCAAACGGCAAACGTTCATTACTACCAGAATGAAAAGCTTCGTCAGTTTGTTGCTCGACGTTCATACCCAGCTCTGATGAAACCGCGGATAATTCAGTCTCTGTAGCTTGTTGAGGTTCACTCATTGGCATCGTCTTTATTTTCAGTAATGATTTTCAACGCAGGATCTGTCTTGCGCATTTTAGTTTCGATGCTTCTTCCTTGCTGATAATTTTCAAGGATATTGTTCACCGCATCTGGAATGTGCTCGCTTTGATCCCACTCATCCAAAACAGGCACTTGAGTATTGGGCATTAAATTCACCCCTTGCTCTCGTTGCTTTAACTGCAATGCACGGAAATAGTTATATTTTCTACCAGCAATTCCTTCCATCGTCACGCCATCACGAATGATCGTCGGTTTAATAAATACCATTAGATTACGTTTAACTTTTCGACTCGATGACGACTTAAATAAATGCCCTAAAATCGGAATATCACCAAGGAATGGAACTTTCTGAACACTTTCTTGAACTTCTTCGTTGATTAAACCACCCAAAACGACAATTTGACCAGAATCAGCCATCACCGTAGTAGTTAAGCGTCTTGTTGAAAGAGTAATATCGACACCTGTTGCTCCTTTAACACCGGACACTTCTTGTTCAATGGTCAACTTAACCGCACTACCTTCATTAATTTGTGGTACGACTTTTAATTTAACTCCGACTTCTTTTCGTTCAACCGTCTGAAACGGGTTTGAATTGTCAGAACTGGCTGTTGCACCAGTTAAAATAGGCACTTCATCGCCGACAATAAACTCTGCTTCTTGATTATCCAACGTCGTAATAGAAGGCGTTGCTAAAACGTTTGAGGTCGTATCCCCTGAGATGGCTTGAACCAGTGCGCCAAAGTCACCACTAAATACGCCCCATGCCGCACCATTAATCTTACCAAGCGCCTGAGCTAAGACAGTGATGTCACCTCGTGTATCAGGGTTAGTTGTAGTGATCGGCTGCCCCGTATTTGGATCAATTCTGGTCGTGGTATTTCCATCTTCACCTTGTGCGGCCCACACACCCGCACCAATCTCACCAATGGTTGTACCTAAGTTGTTAAACTGAGTACCGCCACCAGCAGACGTAGCCCACTGCACACCAAAGCCGACATTATCATCATTAGATACTTCAACAATAATGGCTTCGACTAATACTTGCGCACGACGAATATCAAGTTGATTAATGACATTCTCAATGGTGAGCATTTGATCTGGCTCAGCAGTGATCACTAAAGCATTATTTTCGGCATGAGCCATAATATTGATGCCACTATTGCGGCGGCTATTATTTCGACTGCTGCCTGCTTTTGATGAGCGTGATTTTGATGCTAAGCTGCCCTTTTTCTCGCTGGATAAATTCTCTGCAAAACCAGTCAGCACTTCTACGAG contains:
- the gspE gene encoding type II secretion system ATPase GspE, with amino-acid sequence MSEPQQATETELSAVSSELGMNVEQQTDEAFHSGSNERLPFAFAHRHALVLAEDAESVLTLYHTNTTQVEMMLEARRYAGVDLALVELSPQQFEAKLTQAYQANSSEAQQLMEDIGNEMDLFTLAEELPQTEDLLEGDDDAPIIKLINALLSEAIKEEASDIHVETYEKQLVVRFRVDGVLKEVLKPNRKLSSVLVSRIKVMARLDIAEKRIPQDGRISLRIAGRAVDVRVSTMPSSHGERVVMRLLDKNAGNLDLKQLGMTDGIRTQFDELIRKPHGIILVTGPTGSGKSTTLYAGLTELNSKDTNILTVEDPIEYELEGIGQTQVNTKIDMTFARGLRAILRQDPDVVMIGEIRDLETAQIAVQASLTGHMVISTLHTNTASGAITRLQDMGVEPFLVSSSLLGVLAQRLVRTLCNDCKQEHVPDASECELLGIAEHEHRTVYRANGCKNCGYNGYRGRTGIHELLVVNDTIRELIHTGKGELAIEKHLRQTIPSIRHDGMSKVLMGITTLEEVLRVTREE
- the gspD gene encoding type II secretion system secretin GspD, giving the protein MAGLVLLSPTYTWSAEYAANFKGTDIQEFINIVGKNLNRTIIVDPTVRGKINVRSYDLLDDDQYYQFFLNVLQVYGYAVVEMDNNIIKVIKDKDAKTSSIRVADDNNPGVGDEMVTRIVKVYNSDAKQIAPLLRQLNDNAGGGNVVNVESNALMISGRAAVVNKLVEIVHRVDKQSDTGVKVVPLNYASAGEIVRIIETLNRQNGGTSNRSKEPKIVADERTNSVVVSGDEKTRTRIIKLIKRLDSEQANTGNTKVRYLRYAKAEDLVEVLTGFAENLSSEKKGSLASKSRSSKAGSSRNNSRRNSGINIMAHAENNALVITAEPDQMLTIENVINQLDIRRAQVLVEAIIVEVSNDDNVGFGVQWATSAGGGTQFNNLGTTIGEIGAGVWAAQGEDGNTTTRIDPNTGQPITTTNPDTRGDITVLAQALGKINGAAWGVFSGDFGALVQAISGDTTSNVLATPSITTLDNQEAEFIVGDEVPILTGATASSDNSNPFQTVERKEVGVKLKVVPQINEGSAVKLTIEQEVSGVKGATGVDITLSTRRLTTTVMADSGQIVVLGGLINEEVQESVQKVPFLGDIPILGHLFKSSSSRKVKRNLMVFIKPTIIRDGVTMEGIAGRKYNYFRALQLKQREQGVNLMPNTQVPVLDEWDQSEHIPDAVNNILENYQQGRSIETKMRKTDPALKIITENKDDANE
- the gspH gene encoding type II secretion system minor pseudopilin GspH, yielding MKSLRQAGFTLLEVMLVVLLMGLSAAVVTLSFSHAGAQEALEKQAKKFIASAELVLDETVLSGQLLGLVIEPDSYRFVMYHEQKWQPLESDRLLGDQVMPEGVGLEVVVDGLPLVQSDEDDQSLFDDDSGDPLIDRTEEEKKKHPEPQILLFPSGEISAFELHFITTDEYGNNIDVLVVGDSLGRLTLGRPDEEQ
- the gspJ gene encoding type II secretion system minor pseudopilin GspJ; amino-acid sequence: MCLKRNSAQSGFTLLEMLVAIAIFAMLGIAANSVLSVVLTNDETTKNFAARLKSLQQGFGVIERDMGQIVARTPRFLEGGRGKTVIQVGDIIPDIDGKALVFYRIGWLNPDGMLPRGSIQSVAYVLVEDRFERWYYPYPEPEIGAEPLKTIIMNNVLDADYAFFDGKSWQKTLNATKLPKAIAVEIDIEGIGKIQRKFILPKGALVDNKANNSNQNGTGNNPGNKNNNSKKGGNGNNTAAGGGNNN
- the gspF gene encoding type II secretion system inner membrane protein GspF, whose amino-acid sequence is MPAFEYKALEASGKQTKGVIEADTARHARSQLRDMRLTPLQIEPVTDKEAKRGGVSFFKRGISVAELALITRQIATLVAAGLPIEEALKAVGQQCEKERLASMVMAVRSRVVEGYSLADSMAEFPHIFDDLYRAMVASGEKSGHLDVVLNRLADYTERRQQLKSKLTQAMIYPTVLTLVAIGVIAILLAAVVPQVVSQFEHMGQELPFSTRLLISLSDFVRTYGLGLLLLVLGGGVIFQRMLQKPGPRLKFHSSLLTLPVIGKVSKSINTARFARTLSILSASSVPLLDGMRIASDVLQNLKVKGAVEEATARVREGTSLGAALTATKLFPPMMLYMISSGEKSGELEQMLERAADNQDRQFEANVTIALGIFEPALVISMAGIVLFIVLAILQPILALNNLVSG
- the gspG gene encoding type II secretion system major pseudopilin GspG is translated as MQVTNKQEGFTLLEVMVVIVILGILASLVVPNLLGNKEKADQQKAVSDIVAIENALDMYKLDNSVYPTTEQGLEALISKPSSPEPRNYREDGYLKRLPQDPWRNDYLMISPGEHGKIDVYSAGPSGQAGTEDDIGNWNLSDYQ
- the gspI gene encoding type II secretion system minor pseudopilin GspI codes for the protein MKNSKSEGMTLLEVMVALVIFAIAAISITKSIGELIANMPILEERTYAQWVADNVLVDAKLDPTFPAAGKKEGRVEMAGKEWYWRKEAVKTTDDDFRLLRVSVSLDERYSNIIAQVNTYVLKTK